The proteins below come from a single Holdemania massiliensis genomic window:
- a CDS encoding signal peptidase I, whose translation MNQKCSSTWKKGLKVISLVLLLAAGLMLIKIYSSHSRIKLFGYSFLVVTSGSMEPVLTPGDLIIVQAQSEYRTGEIVTYPDDGFLVTHRIKEIVDENLILQGDANNAADPHPVPTEQILGKVVLTVPWLGHAALFLKTPAGFLSFLAAGFLMECGLSHLSKKRKGVSE comes from the coding sequence ATGAATCAGAAATGTTCCTCCACCTGGAAAAAAGGGCTTAAGGTTATCAGCCTTGTTCTGCTTTTGGCGGCAGGGCTGATGCTGATCAAAATCTATTCGTCCCATTCAAGGATAAAATTATTTGGATATTCTTTTCTCGTTGTAACCTCCGGCAGTATGGAGCCGGTGCTGACGCCGGGAGATTTGATTATCGTTCAGGCTCAATCCGAATATCGGACAGGAGAGATCGTCACGTATCCGGACGATGGATTTCTGGTTACTCATCGGATTAAGGAAATCGTGGATGAGAATTTGATTCTGCAGGGAGATGCCAACAATGCAGCGGATCCGCATCCTGTGCCGACAGAACAGATATTAGGAAAAGTAGTCCTCACTGTACCGTGGCTTGGGCACGCTGCTCTTTTCTTGAAAACACCGGCTGGATTTTTGAGTTTTCTGGCCGCAGGGTTCTTGATGGAGTGCGGATTGTCCCATCTGAGTAAAAAAAGGAAAGGAGTAAGCGAATGA
- a CDS encoding carboxypeptidase-like regulatory domain-containing protein codes for MEGKAAFKTDKNEQKNKRSGHLWFLLLIFIALVTSSILGFILGRQTGTMPLGQIDDTIVLEPEAPVFHLSGQTLYTNGSPAAGLRMQLHSEPMETQTDSAGNFLFPNVEQGEHSISVLSATGDVLAQREVQILRQNQTHQASVKLTETGSYVIELSVDVRVLEITIELDQGSLFIDPNLTFATAEGQVSTPYGTANISQGTIVTPQGNVYLTDGHVIFPGGTLEDPTKILLPDDQVIINHPLVSDAYDVTREGIVTLPDGTMIKPGGEIITGEGAAERPGETGVIVSQQTVTPIGSSGEEEKPKTEPTPEFLDPLEPPSESSEAVGNPEPEKPEEEIKPTLPPYADSGEAKISASQKDGSFTSWDQHRTLDLFYNQTTGQNEKIAPGSQGYYLFQLENDRQEKLIITLTFTKEADSPYLPLVFTLQPYQKKGDPVSGTLTQDQPLTLKSEMEADSTLIYRLDWQWPLDSGMDEADTQAGKQGGTYKLNLALHLEGEHE; via the coding sequence ATGGAAGGTAAAGCAGCGTTTAAGACTGATAAAAATGAACAAAAGAACAAAAGAAGCGGGCATCTGTGGTTTCTTTTGTTGATTTTTATAGCGTTAGTCACATCCAGTATTCTCGGATTTATTCTAGGCAGACAAACAGGAACTATGCCTTTAGGACAAATCGACGATACCATTGTATTGGAACCGGAGGCGCCGGTGTTTCATTTATCGGGTCAGACGTTATATACGAATGGCTCTCCGGCTGCCGGTTTGAGAATGCAGCTGCACAGTGAACCGATGGAAACACAGACCGATTCCGCCGGAAACTTTTTGTTTCCGAATGTTGAACAGGGAGAACATAGCATTTCAGTGCTGAGTGCAACCGGCGATGTTCTGGCTCAGCGGGAAGTCCAGATTTTACGTCAAAATCAGACTCATCAGGCCAGCGTTAAACTCACTGAAACAGGCAGTTATGTGATTGAACTTTCCGTGGATGTTCGAGTTCTGGAAATTACAATTGAATTGGATCAAGGCAGTCTGTTTATTGATCCTAACCTGACTTTCGCCACTGCAGAGGGTCAGGTCAGTACGCCGTATGGAACTGCCAATATCAGTCAGGGAACGATTGTTACGCCGCAGGGGAATGTCTATCTGACGGACGGCCATGTGATTTTCCCTGGAGGAACACTGGAAGATCCGACTAAAATTCTGCTTCCGGATGATCAGGTGATCATTAATCACCCATTGGTCAGCGATGCGTATGACGTGACCCGTGAAGGCATTGTAACCTTGCCGGATGGAACTATGATTAAGCCAGGAGGAGAAATCATAACCGGCGAGGGAGCAGCGGAAAGACCCGGCGAAACGGGTGTCATTGTCAGTCAACAGACGGTAACGCCAATCGGTTCTTCCGGTGAGGAAGAAAAACCTAAAACTGAGCCTACGCCGGAATTCTTGGATCCGTTAGAACCTCCGTCAGAATCCTCTGAAGCGGTAGGAAATCCGGAGCCGGAGAAACCAGAAGAAGAAATTAAGCCGACTTTACCGCCGTATGCGGATTCCGGTGAAGCTAAAATCTCAGCTTCACAGAAGGATGGAAGCTTCACATCATGGGATCAACATCGCACGCTTGACTTATTCTACAACCAGACAACAGGTCAGAATGAAAAGATAGCGCCGGGTTCTCAAGGCTATTATTTATTCCAGCTAGAAAATGATCGCCAGGAAAAACTGATCATCACGCTGACATTCACAAAGGAAGCCGACAGTCCTTATCTGCCGTTAGTATTTACGCTGCAGCCTTATCAGAAAAAGGGAGATCCAGTTTCCGGAACTTTAACCCAGGATCAGCCGCTGACATTAAAGAGCGAGATGGAAGCAGACTCTACCCTGATTTATCGCCTGGACTGGCAATGGCCGTTGGACAGCGGAATGGATGAGGCAGACACACAGGCGGGTAAACAGGGAGGAACGTACAAACTGAATTTGGCCCTTCATCTTGAAGGGGAACATGAATGA
- a CDS encoding signal peptidase I, translated as MSEKKKRISFQSILNVLLCLILIPIIFINLVLILRGYTHPEELPGIFGIKPAVVLSGSMEPTIQIGDLILVHSVDSTSLKEGDVICYLYSGKAVTHRISEITQDAQGQIQYVTQGDANNVRDDQTVRPDQIQGIYKGERFSGLGQAILFMQSTQGMVLFILCPLFLFLIWDLWRRRQLDQAEAKRTAELEAELAALKAEKETAAKDQP; from the coding sequence ATGTCTGAAAAGAAAAAAAGGATTTCATTTCAGAGTATTCTGAATGTTCTTCTGTGCCTTATCCTAATTCCGATTATTTTTATTAATTTAGTCTTGATTCTGCGGGGTTATACGCATCCGGAAGAACTGCCAGGAATCTTTGGCATAAAACCCGCTGTCGTCTTATCAGGTTCTATGGAACCAACGATACAAATTGGAGATCTGATTTTAGTTCACAGCGTGGATTCCACTTCCTTGAAGGAAGGCGATGTGATTTGTTACTTATATTCGGGAAAGGCGGTTACACATCGAATTTCAGAGATCACCCAAGATGCTCAAGGTCAGATTCAATATGTAACTCAGGGAGACGCCAATAATGTTCGGGATGATCAGACCGTAAGACCGGATCAGATTCAGGGAATTTATAAAGGCGAGCGGTTTTCCGGTTTGGGTCAAGCAATCCTGTTCATGCAGTCGACACAGGGAATGGTTCTGTTTATCCTTTGCCCGCTGTTCTTGTTTCTGATCTGGGATCTCTGGCGCCGGCGTCAGCTGGATCAGGCGGAGGCAAAACGAACGGCTGAGCTTGAAGCTGAGCTGGCTGCGCTCAAAGCGGAAAAAGAAACTGCAGCCAAGGATCAGCCTTAG
- a CDS encoding DMT family transporter has translation MKNKGVQFILLSAFFFAVMNLFVKLSGDLPSIQKSFFRNLVAAGVAAVILIRGGQGFGFQKKNLPLLILRSTLGTIGILCNFYAVDHLVMSDASMLSKLSPFFVIIFSAVFLKEKADSVQKLSVVAAFIGSLFIIKPGLQIDQIVPSLIGFAGAMAAGSAYTCVRGLSQRGERGPLIVFFFSAFSCLVTLPYLMFSFAPMTGFQLGSLLLAGVAAACAQFSVTAAYSYAPAKEISVFDYSQVVFSALLGWIVFGQIPDALSFVGYAMIIAVAVMLYQHNRKVSG, from the coding sequence ATGAAAAACAAAGGGGTTCAATTTATTTTGTTGTCCGCATTTTTCTTTGCGGTCATGAATTTGTTCGTGAAATTATCCGGCGATCTGCCGTCCATTCAGAAAAGCTTTTTCCGCAATCTGGTCGCGGCCGGTGTCGCGGCGGTTATCCTGATCCGCGGCGGGCAGGGATTCGGCTTTCAGAAAAAGAATCTGCCGCTTTTGATCCTGCGCTCAACACTGGGGACAATCGGCATTCTGTGCAACTTTTATGCGGTGGATCATCTGGTGATGTCCGACGCCTCGATGTTAAGCAAGCTTTCACCCTTTTTCGTCATTATTTTCTCGGCTGTCTTTCTTAAAGAAAAAGCGGATTCCGTGCAGAAGCTCAGCGTTGTCGCGGCCTTTATCGGAAGTCTGTTCATCATCAAACCGGGGCTGCAGATTGATCAGATCGTTCCGTCTTTGATCGGGTTTGCCGGAGCGATGGCCGCCGGCAGTGCCTATACCTGTGTGCGGGGGCTGAGTCAGCGTGGGGAACGCGGCCCATTGATCGTGTTTTTCTTTTCCGCTTTTTCCTGTCTGGTGACCCTGCCGTATTTGATGTTCAGCTTCGCACCGATGACGGGATTTCAGCTGGGATCGCTCTTATTAGCGGGCGTTGCGGCAGCCTGTGCGCAGTTCAGCGTGACGGCGGCATACAGCTATGCGCCGGCCAAGGAGATTTCCGTCTTTGATTATTCCCAGGTTGTATTTTCCGCCTTGCTGGGCTGGATTGTGTTCGGGCAGATTCCCGATGCCCTGTCATTTGTCGGCTATGCGATGATCATCGCGGTGGCTGTCATGCTTTATCAGCATAACCGAAAGGTTTCCGGCTGA
- a CDS encoding YaaA family protein — protein MKILLSPAKTFRKEALSNVPSVQMPLFPETTEQLHVELKKLTAAQWQKQFKLSEKAAQENAERMHSAQPLTAALAAFHGEAFRNFHAETLKAEDWQYCEEHLRILSAYYGLLRPLDAIMPYRLDPMDKAGELLPLKLWKPILTQALAEEEVLILASQEYARMVEVPDAVFVQFMKNGRKAPSMEAKKLRGTMARQIVDLKLKQREAVRQLQVGNYRYNLEQSQAKLWVFEEGEQQ, from the coding sequence ATGAAGATCCTGTTATCCCCAGCAAAAACGTTCCGTAAAGAAGCGTTGAGCAATGTGCCTTCTGTTCAGATGCCGTTGTTTCCAGAAACGACGGAACAGCTACACGTCGAGCTGAAAAAGCTGACGGCGGCGCAGTGGCAGAAGCAATTCAAACTGTCCGAGAAGGCGGCGCAGGAAAACGCAGAGCGCATGCATTCAGCCCAGCCGCTCACCGCGGCGCTGGCGGCTTTCCATGGGGAAGCGTTCCGCAACTTTCACGCGGAAACCCTGAAGGCGGAAGACTGGCAGTATTGCGAGGAACATCTGCGGATTTTATCGGCCTACTATGGTTTGCTTCGGCCGCTCGATGCGATTATGCCCTATCGTTTAGACCCGATGGACAAAGCTGGAGAGCTGCTTCCGTTGAAGTTATGGAAACCAATCCTGACGCAGGCGCTGGCTGAAGAAGAGGTGCTGATCCTGGCTTCACAGGAATACGCGCGGATGGTGGAGGTGCCGGATGCGGTCTTCGTGCAGTTTATGAAAAACGGCCGGAAAGCGCCATCGATGGAGGCGAAAAAGCTGCGCGGAACGATGGCGCGGCAGATTGTCGATCTCAAGCTGAAGCAGCGGGAAGCCGTGCGTCAGCTCCAGGTTGGAAACTATCGGTATAACCTAGAACAATCTCAAGCGAAGCTCTGGGTATTTGAGGAAGGGGAACAACAATGA
- a CDS encoding arsenate reductase family protein, which yields MLLLCYPKCSTCMKAKKHLNQLGVVFEERDISRENPTAEELKQWIARSGLPVKKFFNTSGKLYQSMQLKDRLPQMSEAEMIELLASDGMLVKRPLLIDQDRVLVGYRAEAYEQLV from the coding sequence ATGTTATTACTTTGTTATCCAAAATGCAGTACATGCATGAAAGCAAAAAAGCATTTGAATCAGCTGGGAGTGGTGTTTGAAGAACGCGATATTTCCCGGGAAAATCCGACTGCAGAGGAGCTGAAACAATGGATCGCCCGCAGCGGTCTGCCGGTAAAGAAATTTTTTAATACGTCCGGCAAGCTGTATCAGTCGATGCAGCTGAAAGACCGACTGCCGCAGATGAGCGAAGCGGAAATGATCGAACTGTTGGCAAGCGACGGCATGCTTGTCAAGCGTCCGCTGCTGATTGATCAGGATCGGGTGCTGGTCGGCTATCGGGCCGAGGCTTACGAACAGCTTGTATGA
- a CDS encoding flavocytochrome c produces MRRGWMILALCLILSGCAPSARMTKDVDEQGRISGTFTGAGQGKQGEIQVDVMIDHNQIQHIEILSHNEIPGFDTAMVQMSDEILSKNSLQVEPISGATYTSQGFLEAVQDALDQAGLSEQQLGWSDEEKNEQEMECDVLIVGGGGAGFAAAIEALSQSEDEVLIVEKMSFGGGNTRMSGGEFAAPQNWVQLQEGIDNDSPDLFYDDLMKGGKQLGNPELVRILAQNALPNAEWLRDFVGVEYRDYQSWYGGHTVARTLWPVGDGPQYVETLIKKAESLGVEVEYNTRAERFLQDENGRVIGIEATRGGRPLRFYARKGVILTTGGFGANVEMRMQYDTHWNKLDEKIPTTNSPAITGDGLRMAQAIGAQLIGMEYIQLYPVNNPATGNYYFLDYARLTANALLVNKEGRRFVDEKETRDNLSEAALNQTGAMIYELIEQSVVDEMQLDETIEAEVQRCYDQGVLAMGTLQECAAFFDIPASELEAAVNRYNQYAANGTDPDFGRKDQLQPLGEGPYMMFSAVVSVHHTMGGVQIDTQARVLDSRGELIPGLYAAGEVTGGIHGANRLGSCSIPDTVTFGRIAARSALAMK; encoded by the coding sequence ATGAGGCGGGGATGGATGATTCTGGCACTGTGTCTGATCCTTTCCGGCTGTGCGCCATCAGCCCGCATGACTAAAGATGTTGACGAGCAGGGGCGGATCAGCGGAACGTTTACCGGAGCCGGTCAGGGCAAGCAGGGTGAAATTCAGGTGGATGTGATGATCGATCACAATCAGATTCAGCACATTGAGATCCTTTCGCATAATGAAATTCCCGGTTTTGATACAGCGATGGTGCAGATGAGCGATGAGATCCTGTCCAAGAACTCCCTGCAGGTGGAGCCGATCAGCGGCGCGACGTATACTTCTCAGGGCTTTTTGGAAGCCGTTCAGGACGCGCTGGATCAGGCCGGACTCAGCGAGCAGCAGCTTGGCTGGAGCGATGAGGAAAAAAACGAGCAGGAAATGGAATGCGACGTGCTGATTGTCGGCGGAGGCGGCGCTGGTTTTGCGGCGGCGATTGAGGCTCTTTCACAAAGTGAGGACGAAGTTCTGATTGTGGAAAAGATGTCCTTTGGCGGCGGCAATACGCGGATGTCCGGCGGTGAATTTGCCGCTCCGCAGAACTGGGTGCAGCTGCAGGAAGGGATTGACAACGACAGTCCGGATTTGTTTTACGATGATTTAATGAAGGGCGGCAAACAGTTGGGCAACCCCGAACTGGTGCGGATCTTAGCTCAGAACGCGCTGCCCAATGCAGAGTGGCTGCGGGATTTTGTCGGGGTTGAATATCGCGACTACCAATCCTGGTACGGCGGTCACACGGTGGCAAGAACGCTGTGGCCGGTCGGCGATGGCCCGCAATATGTGGAAACCTTGATCAAAAAGGCAGAATCTCTGGGGGTGGAGGTGGAATACAACACCCGGGCTGAGCGCTTTCTGCAGGATGAAAACGGCCGGGTAATCGGCATTGAAGCCACCCGCGGCGGACGCCCGCTGCGTTTCTATGCCCGCAAAGGCGTGATTTTAACGACCGGCGGATTCGGTGCCAACGTAGAAATGCGGATGCAGTATGATACGCATTGGAACAAGCTGGATGAGAAGATCCCGACAACCAATTCCCCGGCGATCACCGGCGACGGTCTGCGCATGGCCCAGGCGATCGGCGCCCAGCTGATCGGCATGGAATATATCCAGCTCTATCCGGTCAACAATCCGGCTACCGGCAATTATTATTTCCTCGACTATGCCCGCCTGACCGCCAACGCTTTGTTGGTGAACAAGGAAGGCCGGCGGTTTGTTGATGAGAAGGAAACACGGGATAATTTGTCGGAAGCGGCGCTGAATCAAACCGGAGCGATGATCTACGAGCTGATCGAACAGTCAGTTGTCGATGAAATGCAGCTGGATGAAACGATTGAAGCCGAGGTCCAGCGCTGTTATGATCAGGGGGTTCTGGCGATGGGAACGCTGCAGGAGTGCGCCGCGTTTTTCGATATTCCGGCATCCGAGCTGGAAGCGGCAGTAAACCGTTATAATCAATACGCTGCGAATGGAACCGATCCGGACTTTGGCCGCAAGGATCAGCTGCAGCCGTTAGGCGAAGGTCCGTATATGATGTTTTCCGCCGTCGTTTCCGTTCATCATACGATGGGCGGAGTTCAGATTGACACACAGGCCCGTGTCCTCGACTCGCGGGGTGAGCTGATCCCTGGCCTGTATGCGGCAGGGGAAGTCACCGGCGGGATCCATGGCGCAAATCGTCTGGGTTCCTGTTCGATCCCGGATACCGTGACCTTCGGACGGATTGCCGCGCGCAGCGCTCTGGCGATGAAATAG
- a CDS encoding response regulator transcription factor, whose amino-acid sequence MIRALVGDDEENIRNGLIRQIESLNLGIQVVAAAENGRQVMDYYEKMTPDLLVLDINMPLMNGLECIEQIRAQDQDCVILILSGYDSFSYAQKAIQHHVDFYLLKPVEDEELEDVLRQSVQRFQSRMEQRKLLRQVKEKEPEPASLIRYLYEHFTDPDLNAEKLQEQFSISHSTLFKLVKTATGKTLVELITDLRMDLAQRLLAQKELPVKEIAGRCGYSDQFYFSRIFKKQTGLSPKEYRSAAGQGEAQ is encoded by the coding sequence ATGATCCGCGCTTTAGTCGGCGATGATGAAGAAAATATCCGCAACGGTTTAATTCGCCAGATCGAATCGCTGAACCTGGGAATTCAGGTCGTCGCGGCGGCGGAAAACGGCCGTCAGGTTATGGATTACTATGAAAAAATGACGCCGGATCTGTTGGTGTTGGATATCAACATGCCGCTGATGAACGGATTGGAATGCATCGAGCAGATCCGCGCCCAGGATCAGGACTGCGTGATTCTGATTCTGTCCGGTTATGATTCTTTCAGTTACGCCCAAAAGGCAATCCAGCATCACGTGGATTTTTATCTGTTAAAACCGGTTGAAGATGAGGAACTGGAGGACGTGCTGCGTCAGTCGGTGCAGCGCTTTCAAAGCCGGATGGAACAGCGCAAGCTGCTTCGTCAGGTGAAGGAAAAAGAACCTGAGCCTGCCTCGCTGATCCGCTATTTATACGAACATTTTACTGATCCGGATCTCAACGCTGAAAAGCTGCAGGAACAGTTTTCAATCAGTCATTCCACTTTGTTCAAGCTGGTGAAAACTGCGACTGGCAAAACGCTGGTGGAACTGATCACTGATCTGCGGATGGATCTGGCGCAGCGGCTGCTGGCTCAGAAAGAGCTGCCGGTGAAGGAAATTGCCGGGCGGTGCGGTTACAGCGATCAGTTCTATTTCTCACGGATTTTTAAGAAACAAACCGGACTTTCCCCCAAGGAATACCGCAGTGCGGCTGGTCAGGGAGAAGCACAATGA
- a CDS encoding sensor histidine kinase: MMKFSIRHKIIFFFSLASLLVFSALGAYIGFSVRPRTMTQTRFAISQMVESKANEVSMWVKRMAVEYRTIAAIPAFSSMDVREITPLIDRFTELYKKNGETMETFSYIGKNGFCWINSSAVENLMDHNDYQLAYQDDREFILSLPIVNPEHRQVMLFYYPVLGGTGIKEALICAAIPTVRLKEIVNPVQIYEGRSWVMTRNKDLITTDEEYFVENVLSRPALDQLDMQAIISSDQFRVRDARGQWATLFVSPVTEYDDWVFCTLVQDSVIGRSTNQILIGVLILFCVLLVINIVMGASLVQWVLKPIRALQGQMKRVEEGTLDAYYTLPGTRDEIDSLGRSYNAMLDEIISLIDRIYEEQAEKRQAELKVLQAQIKPHFLYNTLDNLKWMAKAQGADEVAKAITSLSTYFRIFLSNGQEKITLAQEFKHTEAYLTMQKIRYGQKLNYTLELDEAARDLPMLKILIQPLVENAINHGLKPKDNGGTIGVSARLVDDALQIQVADDGVGMDEATLQTLRQALQNQQMEGHYGLQNVLRRCRIEYGEKAQLNIESTLGQGTCITLILPIDKKEGSV, encoded by the coding sequence ATGATGAAGTTCAGCATCCGGCATAAAATTATTTTCTTCTTTTCGCTGGCCAGCCTGCTGGTCTTTTCCGCGTTGGGCGCGTATATCGGCTTTTCTGTCCGTCCCCGCACGATGACACAGACCCGGTTTGCGATCAGTCAGATGGTCGAATCCAAAGCCAATGAGGTCAGCATGTGGGTGAAGCGCATGGCTGTGGAATACCGCACGATCGCGGCAATTCCTGCTTTCAGTTCGATGGATGTGCGGGAAATTACGCCGCTGATCGATCGTTTTACCGAGCTGTATAAAAAGAACGGAGAAACGATGGAAACCTTCTCCTACATCGGAAAAAATGGGTTCTGCTGGATTAATTCCAGCGCTGTGGAAAACCTGATGGATCACAACGATTATCAGCTGGCTTATCAGGATGACCGCGAATTCATTCTCTCACTGCCGATTGTCAATCCGGAGCATCGGCAGGTGATGCTTTTCTACTACCCGGTTCTGGGCGGCACCGGCATCAAAGAAGCGCTGATCTGCGCGGCGATCCCAACTGTGCGGTTAAAGGAAATTGTCAATCCCGTTCAGATTTATGAAGGCCGCAGCTGGGTCATGACCCGGAATAAGGATCTGATCACAACCGATGAGGAATATTTTGTGGAAAACGTCCTCTCCCGCCCCGCTTTGGATCAGCTGGATATGCAGGCCATCATCAGTTCCGATCAATTTCGCGTGCGCGATGCACGGGGGCAGTGGGCAACGCTGTTTGTGTCGCCGGTGACGGAATACGACGACTGGGTATTCTGTACGCTGGTGCAGGATTCCGTGATCGGACGTTCGACCAACCAGATCCTGATCGGCGTTCTGATTTTGTTCTGCGTTTTGCTTGTGATCAACATCGTCATGGGGGCTTCACTGGTGCAGTGGGTACTCAAGCCGATCCGGGCGCTGCAGGGACAGATGAAGCGGGTGGAGGAAGGAACGCTGGATGCCTATTATACGCTGCCGGGAACGCGCGATGAAATTGATTCGCTGGGCCGTTCCTACAATGCGATGCTCGATGAAATCATTTCGCTGATCGACCGAATTTATGAGGAACAGGCGGAAAAACGGCAGGCTGAGCTGAAAGTGCTGCAGGCTCAGATCAAGCCGCATTTCCTTTACAATACACTGGATAATCTCAAATGGATGGCTAAGGCGCAGGGGGCGGATGAAGTCGCCAAAGCAATTACGTCGCTGTCAACCTACTTCCGGATCTTTTTGAGCAACGGTCAGGAAAAGATTACGCTGGCGCAGGAATTTAAGCATACGGAAGCCTATCTGACGATGCAGAAAATCCGTTACGGTCAGAAACTAAATTATACATTGGAGCTGGATGAGGCGGCGCGCGATCTGCCGATGCTGAAAATCCTGATTCAGCCGTTGGTTGAAAATGCGATTAACCATGGCTTAAAACCGAAGGACAACGGTGGAACGATCGGCGTCAGCGCCCGGCTTGTAGACGATGCGCTGCAGATTCAGGTGGCGGATGATGGCGTGGGTATGGATGAAGCGACGCTGCAGACACTGCGTCAGGCGCTGCAGAATCAACAGATGGAAGGTCACTATGGATTGCAGAATGTGCTGCGCCGCTGTCGGATTGAATACGGCGAAAAGGCCCAGCTGAACATCGAGAGCACATTGGGGCAGGGCACCTGCATCACGCTCATTCTGCCTATTGATAAAAAGGAGGGATCGGTATGA
- a CDS encoding M28 family metallopeptidase: protein MNTTQWELLQKIGFVRVSGTQQEKQAAELLREAVEACGEKARLEMFEVADQSIEKVSCATEKTSYTVTAYGGCGETEDSGITAPFYYMEYPDAVSQQQASGKIVLVNGYLNYKLYKALVESGAVGFITYNGEARDSAETTDIAHRELRDKLAELGRLPGVNMTIQDAMRLVQENPKMITLVVQQKPLKAVSQNVIAEIQGLTRPEEVIVLTAHYDSVEYSTGVYDNGAGSVILMELLQYFHDHQPNRTLRFIWCGSEERGLLGSHAYVDTHEEDLKAIRFNVNVDVAGAVLGHDSAWCLGPVELEAMVKTYAAQAGIQLEVKSEVYSSDEVPFSDQGIPSVSFMRFGERGANYIHNRHDVLDYLSADSLAKTTQIVLNFLKQLDQSVVFPIERKIPEDQKKKIDEYLNKTEKK, encoded by the coding sequence ATGAACACAACACAATGGGAATTACTGCAGAAAATCGGCTTTGTCCGCGTCAGCGGCACCCAACAGGAAAAACAGGCGGCAGAGCTTTTGCGGGAAGCTGTGGAAGCTTGCGGGGAAAAAGCGCGTCTGGAAATGTTTGAGGTTGCCGATCAGAGCATCGAAAAGGTCAGCTGTGCCACGGAGAAAACCAGCTACACGGTCACGGCTTACGGCGGCTGTGGGGAAACCGAAGACAGCGGCATCACCGCGCCGTTCTATTATATGGAATATCCCGACGCCGTCAGTCAGCAACAGGCCAGCGGCAAGATCGTCTTAGTCAACGGCTATCTGAATTATAAATTGTATAAGGCTTTAGTTGAAAGCGGCGCTGTCGGCTTTATTACCTACAATGGCGAAGCGCGGGACAGTGCGGAAACCACGGATATCGCTCATCGCGAACTGCGGGACAAACTGGCGGAATTAGGCCGTCTTCCGGGCGTCAACATGACGATTCAGGATGCGATGCGGCTGGTGCAGGAAAACCCGAAGATGATCACGCTGGTGGTCCAACAGAAGCCGCTGAAGGCGGTTTCGCAGAACGTCATCGCTGAAATTCAGGGCTTAACCCGACCGGAAGAGGTCATCGTGCTGACCGCGCATTATGATTCCGTTGAATACAGTACCGGTGTGTATGATAACGGCGCAGGCAGCGTCATTTTGATGGAGCTGTTACAGTATTTCCACGATCATCAGCCTAATCGCACGCTGCGTTTTATCTGGTGCGGCAGTGAGGAGCGGGGCTTATTGGGCTCCCATGCCTATGTGGATACGCATGAAGAGGATCTCAAGGCGATCCGCTTTAACGTGAATGTGGATGTGGCCGGAGCTGTTTTGGGGCATGACAGTGCCTGGTGCTTAGGCCCTGTGGAGCTGGAAGCGATGGTGAAAACCTATGCGGCGCAGGCTGGGATTCAGCTCGAGGTAAAAAGCGAGGTTTATTCCAGCGATGAAGTCCCATTTTCCGATCAGGGCATTCCTTCCGTCAGCTTCATGCGTTTCGGGGAAAGAGGCGCCAACTACATTCACAACCGGCATGACGTGCTGGATTATCTGAGTGCCGACAGTCTTGCAAAGACAACTCAGATCGTGCTGAATTTCCTCAAGCAGCTTGATCAAAGCGTCGTGTTCCCGATTGAGCGGAAGATACCGGAAGATCAGAAAAAGAAGATCGACGAATATTTGAATAAAACCGAAAAAAAATAA
- a CDS encoding GNAT family N-acetyltransferase — MELRRMEIHDLPAVMAILHQAQAYFKAQGIDQWQDGYPDEATLLQDIQNGTAYVAEQDKMIAGCATVAFTPDENYTTMVSGQWLTDRPYAVIHRIAVDDQLKGQGIAGWILAQAEQMCSQRGVLSIKIDTHQDNTSMRRLLEKHNYQLCGVIQLHRDLSLRVAYEKRLDE; from the coding sequence ATGGAACTCAGAAGAATGGAAATCCATGATCTGCCGGCTGTGATGGCGATCCTGCACCAGGCGCAGGCATACTTCAAAGCCCAGGGAATTGATCAGTGGCAGGATGGCTATCCGGATGAAGCAACCCTGCTTCAGGATATTCAAAACGGCACCGCTTACGTTGCGGAGCAGGATAAGATGATCGCGGGCTGCGCGACGGTGGCGTTTACGCCGGATGAAAACTACACGACGATGGTCAGCGGCCAATGGCTGACGGATCGGCCCTATGCCGTGATTCACCGCATCGCTGTCGATGATCAGCTGAAAGGTCAGGGGATTGCCGGCTGGATTCTGGCACAGGCAGAACAGATGTGCTCTCAGCGCGGCGTGCTGAGCATCAAAATTGACACGCATCAGGACAATACTTCAATGCGGCGTTTGCTGGAAAAACACAATTATCAGTTATGCGGCGTCATTCAGCTGCATCGCGACCTGAGTTTACGGGTTGCTTATGAAAAGAGGTTAGATGAATGA